In one window of Erythrolamprus reginae isolate rEryReg1 chromosome 1, rEryReg1.hap1, whole genome shotgun sequence DNA:
- the PRPF40A gene encoding pre-mRNA-processing factor 40 homolog A isoform X2 encodes MSGGDSAAAAASPQPLPFSLPKPPPLMQLNPGEGVRPVGPPGPEQSPKSARMGGRPDWPAGKPVSLLAPLLPPRGEPEPLLPFGPASRQPLRGRLLGRGGGGGNSAVSGNLLNPAMRLGAGGVGTGGGGGGMGRDAVMMGHPGMPHYPPMGMHPMGQRPPNMPPVSHGMMPQMMPPMGGPQMGQMTGMMQPVMPGMMAPHMSHGPMQPTGPPGVNSMESQIGLAPPGTQPTPPICAVPQVTPTNNSTNEEPLKQKSTWSEHKSPDGRTYYYNNDTKQSTWEKPDDLKTPAEQLLSKCPWKEYKSDSGKPYYYNSQTKESRWAKPKELEDLEAMIKAEENSKSEESAPVSSSAVAPGMPAAAASVPEIPLPVPSAPVAPAIVSAPETEPSAVAPVTENDAGAAPSTDEQVQPAAPSVVQEQSMEVITNSVEETPKQESLDVVPKKEEEEAQPVKKTYTWNTKEEAKQAFKELLKEKRVPSNATWEQAMKMIINDPRYSALAKLNDKKQAFNTYKVHTDKEEKEEARLKYKEAKESFQRFLENHEKMTSTTRYKKAEQMFGELEVWNAISERDRLEIYEDVLFFLSKKEKEQAKQLRKRNWEALKNILDNMANVTYSTTWSEAQQYLMDNPTFAEDEELQNMDKEDALICFEEHIRALEKEEEEEKQKGLLRERRRQRKNRESFQIFLDELHEHGQLHSMSSWMELYPTISSDIRFTNMLGQPGSTALDLFKFYVEDLKARYHDEKKIIKDILKDKGFVVEVTTPFEDFVTVISSTKRATTLDAGNIKLAFNSLLEKAEAREREREKEEARKMKRKESAFKSMLKQATPPIELDVVWEDIRERFVKEPAFEDITLESERKRIFKDFIYLLEHECQHHHSKNKKHSKKSKKHHRKRSRSRSGSESEDDDSHSKKKRQRSDSRSVSEHSSSAESERSYKKSKKHKKKSKKRRHKSDSPESDVDRERERKERENEKERSRQRSESKHKSPPKKRPGKDSHNPATNSVRVQETSEEAEQIRGNWDTSGSELSEGELEKQRRTLLEQLDEDQ; translated from the exons atgtcaggtggagactcggcagctgccgcggcctcccctcagccgttgcccttctcgctgcccaagcctccccccctgatgcaactcaaccccggcgaaggcgtgcgtcctgtgggacctcccgggccggaacagtcgccgaaaagcgctcgaatgggtggccggccggactggcctgccgggaaacccgtcagtcttctggcgcctctccttccgccgcgcggggaacccgaaccgctccttcccttcgggccGGCCTCTCGCCAGCCTCTCCGCGGCAGGCTTCTCGgcaggggcggcggcggcggtaacAGTGCGGTCAGCGGGAACCTCCTCAACCCTGCCATGAGGCTGGGCGCCGGCGGGGTAGGAAccggtggcggcggcggaggaatgGGCCGAGATGCTGTTATG ATGGGACATCCAGGCATGCCTCACTATCCACCCATGGGAATGCATCCTATGGGCCAAAGGCCCCCCAACATGCCTCCAGTATCTCATGGGATGATGCCTCAAATGATGCCTCCAATGGGAGGACCACAAATGGGACAG ATGACTGGAATGATGCAGCCAGTGATGCCCGGAATGATGGCACCCCATATGTCTCATGGCCCCATGCAGCCAACAGGACCG CCAGGAGTGAACAGCATGGAGTCGCAAATTG GTTTAGCTCCTCCTGGAACTCAG ccTACACCACCAATTTGTGCAGTGCCACAAGTCACTCCAACCAATAACTCTACTAATGAAGAGCCCTTAAAACAG AAATCTACGTGGTCAGAGCATAAGTCACCAGATGGGAGGACATACTATTACAATAATGACACCAAGCAGTCGACCTGGGAGAAGCCAGATGATCTTAAAACTCCTGCAGAG CAATTGTTGTCAAAATGTCCATGGAAAGAATACAAATCTGATTCTGGAAAGCCTTATTACTACAACTCTCAAACAAAGGAATCACGTTGGGCAAAGCCCAAAGAACTTGAAGATCTTGAAG caATGATTAAAGCAGAAGAAAACAG CAAATCTGAAGAATCTGCTCCCGTTTCATCATCTGCGGTTGCACCAGGGATGCCAGCTGCTGCTGCCAGTGTTCCTGAAATACCACTACCTGTACCGTCAGCCCCTGTTGCTCCTGCCATAGTTTCAGCTCCAGAAACAGAGCCTTCTGCTGTGGCTCCAGTTACAGAAAATGATGCTGGGGCAGCTCCTTCAACAGACGAGCAGGTACAGCCAGCAGCTCCTTCTGTTGTACAAGAACAGAGCATGGAAGTTATCACAAACTCTGTGGAAGAAACTCCAAAGCAAGAATCCTTGGA tgTTGTGcccaaaaaggaagaagaggaagcccAACCAGTTAAAAAAACTTATACTTGGAATACAAAAGAAGAAGCCAAGCAAGCATTTAAAGAACTATTGAAAGAAAAG CGTGTGCCATCCAATGCCACTTGGGAACAAGCTATGAAAATGATTATTAATGATCCAAGATACAG TGCTTTGGCAAAATTAAATGATAAGAAGCAGGCCTTTAATACTTACAAAGTCCACACagataaagaagaaaaagaagaagcaagGTTAAAATACAAAGAAGCAAAAGAGTCTTTTCAGCGTTTCCTTGAAAATCATGAAAAAATGACATCAACAACCAGATACAA AAAAGCTGAACAAATGTTTGGAGAACTGGAAGTCTGGAATGCAATTTCTGAACGGGATCGCCTTGAAATTTATGAAGATGTTCTATTCTTCCtgtcaaaaaaagaaaag GAACAAGCCAAACAGCTAAGGAAGAGGAACTGGGAGGCATTAAAAAACATTCTGGACAATATGGCTAATGTCACTTACTCTACTACATGGTCAGAAGCTCAGCAATATCTGATGGACAATCCTACATTCGCAGAAGATGAAGAACTTCAGA ATATGGATAAGGAGGATGCCTTGATCTGTTTTGAAGAACACATAAGAGCactggaaaaagaggaagaagaggagaagcagaAAGGCTTACTCAGAGAAAGGCGACGACAGCGGAAAAACAGAGAATCTTTTCAG ATATTTTTGGATGAGTTGCATGAACATGGTCAGCTGCACTCAATGTCATCCTGGATGGAGTTATATCCAACTATTAGTTCTGATATTAGGTTTACTAATATGCTTGGTCAGCCTG GTTCAACGGCACTAGATCTTTTCAAGTTTTATGTTGAAGATTTAAAAGCCCGttaccatgatgaaaagaagataaTCAAAGATATTTTAAAG GATAAAGGATTTGTAGTTGAAGTGACTACTCCTTTTGAAGACTTTGTAACGGTCATCAGTTCCACTAAAAGAGCTACCACATTAGATGCTGGAAATATCAAACTGGCTTTCAATAGC CTGTTAGAAAAAGCAGAAGCCcgtgaacgagagagagagaaagaagaagctcGCAAAATGAAACGAAAAGAGTCTGCTTTTAAAAGCATGTTAAAACAAGCAACACCTCCCATTGAATTGGATGTGGTCTGGGAAGAT ATTCGAGAGAGATTTGTAAAAGAACCAGCGTTTGAAGACATCACTTTAGAATCAGAAAGAAAGCGAATATTTAAGGATTTCATTTATTTACTGGAG CATGAGTGTCAGCATCATCATTCAAAGAACAAGAAGCACTctaaaaaatcaaagaaacatcATAGAAAGAGGTCTCGCTCTCGTTCG GGCTCAGAATCCGAAGATGATGATAGCCATTCAAAGAAAAAGAGGCAACGCTCAGACTCGCGCTCAGTTTCTGAACATTCCTCCAGTGCAGAATCtg AGAGAAGCTACAAGAAATCAAAGAAacacaaaaagaaaagcaaaaaaaggaGACACAAGTCT GATTCACCGGAATCAGATGTGGATCGAGAAAGAGAgcgaaaagagagagaaaatgaaaaagaaagaagtagACAAAGATCTGAATCTAAGCATAAATCTCCACCTAAGAAGAGACCTGGCAAAGATTCT CATAATCCTGCAACCAACAGCGTTCGAGTACAAGAAACATCAGAAGAAGCGGAGCAGATTCGG GGTAATTGGGATACCTCTGGTAGTGAATTAAGTGAAGGTGAACTTGAAAAACAAAGGAGGACCCTCTTGGAACAACTGGATGAAGATCAATAA
- the PRPF40A gene encoding pre-mRNA-processing factor 40 homolog A isoform X1 produces MSGGDSAAAAASPQPLPFSLPKPPPLMQLNPGEGVRPVGPPGPEQSPKSARMGGRPDWPAGKPVSLLAPLLPPRGEPEPLLPFGPASRQPLRGRLLGRGGGGGNSAVSGNLLNPAMRLGAGGVGTGGGGGGMGRDAVMMGHPGMPHYPPMGMHPMGQRPPNMPPVSHGMMPQMMPPMGGPQMGQMTGMMQPVMPGMMAPHMSHGPMQPTGPPGVNSMESQIGLAPPGTQPTPPICAVPQVTPTNNSTNEEPLKQKSTWSEHKSPDGRTYYYNNDTKQSTWEKPDDLKTPAEQLLSKCPWKEYKSDSGKPYYYNSQTKESRWAKPKELEDLEAMIKAEENSKSEESAPVSSSAVAPGMPAAAASVPEIPLPVPSAPVAPAIVSAPETEPSAVAPVTENDAGAAPSTDEQVQPAAPSVVQEQSMEVITNSVEETPKQESLDVVPKKEEEEAQPVKKTYTWNTKEEAKQAFKELLKEKRVPSNATWEQAMKMIINDPRYSALAKLNDKKQAFNTYKVHTDKEEKEEARLKYKEAKESFQRFLENHEKMTSTTRYKKAEQMFGELEVWNAISERDRLEIYEDVLFFLSKKEKEQAKQLRKRNWEALKNILDNMANVTYSTTWSEAQQYLMDNPTFAEDEELQNMDKEDALICFEEHIRALEKEEEEEKQKGLLRERRRQRKNRESFQIFLDELHEHGQLHSMSSWMELYPTISSDIRFTNMLGQPALFPLLGSTALDLFKFYVEDLKARYHDEKKIIKDILKDKGFVVEVTTPFEDFVTVISSTKRATTLDAGNIKLAFNSLLEKAEAREREREKEEARKMKRKESAFKSMLKQATPPIELDVVWEDIRERFVKEPAFEDITLESERKRIFKDFIYLLEHECQHHHSKNKKHSKKSKKHHRKRSRSRSGSESEDDDSHSKKKRQRSDSRSVSEHSSSAESERSYKKSKKHKKKSKKRRHKSDSPESDVDRERERKERENEKERSRQRSESKHKSPPKKRPGKDSHNPATNSVRVQETSEEAEQIRGNWDTSGSELSEGELEKQRRTLLEQLDEDQ; encoded by the exons atgtcaggtggagactcggcagctgccgcggcctcccctcagccgttgcccttctcgctgcccaagcctccccccctgatgcaactcaaccccggcgaaggcgtgcgtcctgtgggacctcccgggccggaacagtcgccgaaaagcgctcgaatgggtggccggccggactggcctgccgggaaacccgtcagtcttctggcgcctctccttccgccgcgcggggaacccgaaccgctccttcccttcgggccGGCCTCTCGCCAGCCTCTCCGCGGCAGGCTTCTCGgcaggggcggcggcggcggtaacAGTGCGGTCAGCGGGAACCTCCTCAACCCTGCCATGAGGCTGGGCGCCGGCGGGGTAGGAAccggtggcggcggcggaggaatgGGCCGAGATGCTGTTATG ATGGGACATCCAGGCATGCCTCACTATCCACCCATGGGAATGCATCCTATGGGCCAAAGGCCCCCCAACATGCCTCCAGTATCTCATGGGATGATGCCTCAAATGATGCCTCCAATGGGAGGACCACAAATGGGACAG ATGACTGGAATGATGCAGCCAGTGATGCCCGGAATGATGGCACCCCATATGTCTCATGGCCCCATGCAGCCAACAGGACCG CCAGGAGTGAACAGCATGGAGTCGCAAATTG GTTTAGCTCCTCCTGGAACTCAG ccTACACCACCAATTTGTGCAGTGCCACAAGTCACTCCAACCAATAACTCTACTAATGAAGAGCCCTTAAAACAG AAATCTACGTGGTCAGAGCATAAGTCACCAGATGGGAGGACATACTATTACAATAATGACACCAAGCAGTCGACCTGGGAGAAGCCAGATGATCTTAAAACTCCTGCAGAG CAATTGTTGTCAAAATGTCCATGGAAAGAATACAAATCTGATTCTGGAAAGCCTTATTACTACAACTCTCAAACAAAGGAATCACGTTGGGCAAAGCCCAAAGAACTTGAAGATCTTGAAG caATGATTAAAGCAGAAGAAAACAG CAAATCTGAAGAATCTGCTCCCGTTTCATCATCTGCGGTTGCACCAGGGATGCCAGCTGCTGCTGCCAGTGTTCCTGAAATACCACTACCTGTACCGTCAGCCCCTGTTGCTCCTGCCATAGTTTCAGCTCCAGAAACAGAGCCTTCTGCTGTGGCTCCAGTTACAGAAAATGATGCTGGGGCAGCTCCTTCAACAGACGAGCAGGTACAGCCAGCAGCTCCTTCTGTTGTACAAGAACAGAGCATGGAAGTTATCACAAACTCTGTGGAAGAAACTCCAAAGCAAGAATCCTTGGA tgTTGTGcccaaaaaggaagaagaggaagcccAACCAGTTAAAAAAACTTATACTTGGAATACAAAAGAAGAAGCCAAGCAAGCATTTAAAGAACTATTGAAAGAAAAG CGTGTGCCATCCAATGCCACTTGGGAACAAGCTATGAAAATGATTATTAATGATCCAAGATACAG TGCTTTGGCAAAATTAAATGATAAGAAGCAGGCCTTTAATACTTACAAAGTCCACACagataaagaagaaaaagaagaagcaagGTTAAAATACAAAGAAGCAAAAGAGTCTTTTCAGCGTTTCCTTGAAAATCATGAAAAAATGACATCAACAACCAGATACAA AAAAGCTGAACAAATGTTTGGAGAACTGGAAGTCTGGAATGCAATTTCTGAACGGGATCGCCTTGAAATTTATGAAGATGTTCTATTCTTCCtgtcaaaaaaagaaaag GAACAAGCCAAACAGCTAAGGAAGAGGAACTGGGAGGCATTAAAAAACATTCTGGACAATATGGCTAATGTCACTTACTCTACTACATGGTCAGAAGCTCAGCAATATCTGATGGACAATCCTACATTCGCAGAAGATGAAGAACTTCAGA ATATGGATAAGGAGGATGCCTTGATCTGTTTTGAAGAACACATAAGAGCactggaaaaagaggaagaagaggagaagcagaAAGGCTTACTCAGAGAAAGGCGACGACAGCGGAAAAACAGAGAATCTTTTCAG ATATTTTTGGATGAGTTGCATGAACATGGTCAGCTGCACTCAATGTCATCCTGGATGGAGTTATATCCAACTATTAGTTCTGATATTAGGTTTACTAATATGCTTGGTCAGCCTG CTCTTTTTCCCCTCTTAGGTTCAACGGCACTAGATCTTTTCAAGTTTTATGTTGAAGATTTAAAAGCCCGttaccatgatgaaaagaagataaTCAAAGATATTTTAAAG GATAAAGGATTTGTAGTTGAAGTGACTACTCCTTTTGAAGACTTTGTAACGGTCATCAGTTCCACTAAAAGAGCTACCACATTAGATGCTGGAAATATCAAACTGGCTTTCAATAGC CTGTTAGAAAAAGCAGAAGCCcgtgaacgagagagagagaaagaagaagctcGCAAAATGAAACGAAAAGAGTCTGCTTTTAAAAGCATGTTAAAACAAGCAACACCTCCCATTGAATTGGATGTGGTCTGGGAAGAT ATTCGAGAGAGATTTGTAAAAGAACCAGCGTTTGAAGACATCACTTTAGAATCAGAAAGAAAGCGAATATTTAAGGATTTCATTTATTTACTGGAG CATGAGTGTCAGCATCATCATTCAAAGAACAAGAAGCACTctaaaaaatcaaagaaacatcATAGAAAGAGGTCTCGCTCTCGTTCG GGCTCAGAATCCGAAGATGATGATAGCCATTCAAAGAAAAAGAGGCAACGCTCAGACTCGCGCTCAGTTTCTGAACATTCCTCCAGTGCAGAATCtg AGAGAAGCTACAAGAAATCAAAGAAacacaaaaagaaaagcaaaaaaaggaGACACAAGTCT GATTCACCGGAATCAGATGTGGATCGAGAAAGAGAgcgaaaagagagagaaaatgaaaaagaaagaagtagACAAAGATCTGAATCTAAGCATAAATCTCCACCTAAGAAGAGACCTGGCAAAGATTCT CATAATCCTGCAACCAACAGCGTTCGAGTACAAGAAACATCAGAAGAAGCGGAGCAGATTCGG GGTAATTGGGATACCTCTGGTAGTGAATTAAGTGAAGGTGAACTTGAAAAACAAAGGAGGACCCTCTTGGAACAACTGGATGAAGATCAATAA